Proteins encoded within one genomic window of Pseudalkalibacillus sp. SCS-8:
- a CDS encoding DUF2306 domain-containing protein, with protein MDYFLIVHIITGIICIIVGGLAAGVRKRKGKHTLYGEIYHGSYVLVFITAVVMSIWNWNESAYLFYIALFSYGLALMGYLARKRMWKNWMRMHIGGMLGSYIGIITATIVVNISKVPVLNELPVLIFWFLPTIIGTPIIAAVSRKYIPKKKKAGPDVVS; from the coding sequence ATGGACTATTTCTTGATTGTACATATCATCACGGGGATCATCTGTATCATTGTAGGCGGACTGGCAGCAGGTGTGCGAAAAAGGAAAGGGAAACACACGCTGTACGGTGAAATCTACCACGGTTCGTATGTGTTGGTTTTTATCACCGCAGTCGTCATGTCGATCTGGAATTGGAATGAAAGCGCGTATCTGTTTTATATCGCACTGTTTTCATACGGGTTAGCTCTGATGGGGTACTTAGCGCGTAAACGGATGTGGAAAAATTGGATGAGAATGCACATTGGGGGAATGCTCGGTTCTTACATCGGCATCATCACAGCGACCATCGTCGTGAATATAAGCAAAGTTCCCGTGTTGAACGAATTGCCTGTTTTGATTTTCTGGTTCTTACCGACGATTATCGGTACACCAATAATCGCTGCAGTCAGCCGAAAGTACATTCCAAAGAAGAAAAAAGCAGGACCAGACGTCGTTTCCTGA
- the putP gene encoding sodium/proline symporter PutP: MDLPTLITFIIYLVVMLTIGIISYRLTSNLSDYVLGGRSLTPGVAALSAGASDMSGWLLLGLPGAMYASGMSAAWIGIGLSVGAYLNWQFVAKRLRTYTEVSKDSITIPDYFENRFRDNSKVLRVISAIVILFFFTVYTASGLVGGAKLFQSSFDMTYTSALWIGAIVIISYTFLGGFLAVSWTDFIQGILMFLALIIVPIVAINELGGWNETINQVGNMDPAYVDIMAGMGGAAGFFAIVSSLAWGLGYFGQPHILTRFMAVKSPQDIPKARVIGIGWMVISLFGAIFTGLAGIAYFADNPLQGADTETVFILFTQVLFNPWVSGILLAAILAAIMSTVDSQLLVSSSALAEDFYKAILRKDASEKELVWIGRFAVLGIALIALFIASDPESQVLTLVSYAWAGFGAAFGPVVILSLFWKRMTRNGALAGIITGAVTVVVWKLLSTPPEGAEQSAAVIPFSLYEIVPGFILATIAILIVSMMGNGPKDAVETEFDEVADEI, translated from the coding sequence ATGGATTTACCTACGTTAATAACGTTTATAATCTATCTAGTCGTTATGTTGACGATCGGGATCATCTCGTATCGTCTGACAAGTAATTTATCTGATTATGTTCTTGGTGGAAGAAGCCTAACTCCAGGAGTTGCAGCATTAAGTGCCGGAGCCTCTGATATGAGTGGTTGGCTCTTACTCGGATTGCCGGGTGCTATGTATGCAAGTGGTATGAGTGCAGCATGGATCGGTATCGGTCTATCTGTCGGTGCATATCTGAACTGGCAATTTGTTGCGAAACGTCTTCGTACGTATACCGAAGTATCAAAGGATTCCATCACGATCCCGGATTACTTCGAAAACCGTTTCCGCGACAACTCAAAAGTTTTACGTGTCATTTCAGCGATTGTTATCCTATTCTTCTTTACCGTTTATACGGCTTCAGGACTTGTAGGAGGAGCAAAACTATTCCAATCTTCATTTGATATGACGTACACGTCCGCATTGTGGATTGGCGCAATTGTCATTATCTCTTACACGTTCCTAGGTGGTTTCCTAGCGGTAAGTTGGACAGACTTCATTCAAGGTATCTTGATGTTCTTAGCCTTAATCATCGTACCAATCGTTGCAATCAACGAGCTTGGTGGTTGGAATGAAACAATCAACCAAGTTGGTAACATGGACCCTGCATATGTTGATATCATGGCAGGTATGGGTGGTGCTGCAGGATTCTTCGCAATCGTGTCATCACTCGCTTGGGGACTTGGTTACTTTGGACAACCACATATCCTTACTCGTTTTATGGCAGTAAAATCTCCACAAGACATTCCGAAAGCACGTGTGATCGGAATCGGTTGGATGGTTATTTCCCTATTCGGTGCGATTTTCACTGGTCTAGCAGGTATCGCATACTTTGCGGATAACCCACTTCAAGGTGCAGACACGGAAACAGTCTTCATCTTGTTCACTCAAGTATTGTTCAACCCTTGGGTATCAGGAATCTTACTTGCAGCAATCCTGGCAGCGATCATGAGTACTGTCGACTCTCAGCTACTTGTTTCATCAAGTGCTCTTGCAGAAGACTTTTACAAAGCGATCCTACGTAAAGATGCAAGTGAAAAAGAACTTGTATGGATCGGTCGTTTCGCTGTACTTGGAATCGCATTGATTGCACTCTTCATCGCATCCGACCCAGAAAGCCAAGTACTGACACTTGTTAGTTATGCTTGGGCAGGATTCGGTGCCGCATTCGGACCTGTTGTCATCTTGTCACTATTCTGGAAGCGCATGACGCGTAACGGTGCGCTTGCTGGAATCATCACAGGTGCTGTAACAGTTGTCGTTTGGAAGCTGCTATCTACTCCACCAGAAGGAGCAGAGCAATCTGCAGCAGTCATTCCATTCAGCCTTTACGAAATCGTACCTGGATTCATCCTTGCTACGATTGCCATCTTGATCGTAAGTATGATGGGTAATGGACCGAAAGACGCTGTCGAAACTGAATTCGACGAAGTTGCTGACGAAATTTAA